One Fusobacterium nucleatum genomic window carries:
- a CDS encoding CidA/LrgA family protein, with translation MINEFMLILVINYVGILISTVLHFPLPGTITALLLLFLLLQFKILKLEKIENAANFLLLNMTLFFMPPTVKIIDSYDLLEKDLVKIIIIIVISTFLTMGITGKVVQMMIDYREKKGLK, from the coding sequence ATGATTAATGAGTTTATGTTAATTCTTGTGATTAACTATGTAGGTATTCTTATTTCTACTGTTTTACATTTTCCTTTACCAGGAACAATAACAGCTTTATTATTACTATTTTTATTATTACAATTTAAAATTTTAAAATTAGAAAAAATTGAAAATGCAGCAAATTTTCTTTTACTTAATATGACATTATTTTTTATGCCACCCACTGTTAAAATTATAGATTCTTATGATTTATTAGAAAAGGATTTAGTAAAAATTATAATAATTATAGTTATTTCTACATTTTTAACTATGGGAATTACTGGAAAAGTTGTTCAAATGATGATAGATTATAGAGAAAAGAAGGGGTTAAAATAA
- the mutL gene encoding DNA mismatch repair endonuclease MutL, with protein sequence MSRIRILDESVSNAIAAGEVVENPTSMIKELIENSLDAGSKEIKLEVWNGGLDISISDSGCGMSKEDLLLSIERHATSKIFTKEDLFNIRTYGFRGEALSSIASVSKMILSSRTEDMQNGTQMNVLGGKVTNLKDIQRNIGTQIEIKDLFYNTPARKKFLRKENTEYLNIKDIFLREALANPNVKFILNIEGKESIKTSGNGIENAILEIFGKNYLKNFSKFSLGYLGNANLFKANRDSIFVFINGRSVKSKIVEEAVIAAYHTKLMKGKYPTALIFLDVEPSEIDVNVHPSKKVVKFANQNAIFDLVKGEIENFFSDDEDFISPYIETENEVEETNTKVENTKNNFLDINDFKDDIQDFSQLSVVAKEDYSKKDYNNIKVEKENFTDINNKVKTFGSDETTTESVINPNEIKEDSKNIENFDISVKRETFDEVKDKYIFNQEDTSRGKIFDDFSTLKNIDFKVIGQVFDTFILVERNGLLEIYDQHIIHERILYEKLKQEYYNHSMSKQNLLVPIRFELDPREKQLALENIEIFSSFGFDIDDFDKNEILLRSIPTMNLRDSYENIFREILDNISKNKDVDIRENIIVSMSCKGAIKANHKLTIEEMYSMVAKLHEVGEYTCPHGRPIIVKMSLLDLEKLFKRK encoded by the coding sequence ATGAGTCGTATTAGAATTTTGGATGAAAGTGTTTCTAATGCAATAGCAGCTGGAGAAGTTGTAGAGAATCCTACTAGTATGATTAAGGAATTAATAGAAAATTCATTAGATGCAGGAAGTAAAGAAATTAAATTAGAAGTTTGGAATGGAGGACTTGATATTTCCATAAGTGATAGTGGTTGTGGAATGTCAAAAGAAGATTTACTTCTTTCTATTGAAAGACATGCAACAAGTAAAATTTTTACAAAAGAAGATTTATTTAATATTAGAACCTATGGTTTTAGGGGAGAAGCATTATCCTCAATAGCCTCTGTTTCAAAAATGATTTTATCTTCAAGAACAGAGGATATGCAAAATGGGACTCAAATGAATGTTTTAGGTGGAAAAGTTACTAATTTAAAAGATATTCAAAGAAATATTGGAACACAAATAGAAATAAAAGATTTATTCTATAATACACCTGCAAGAAAAAAGTTTTTAAGAAAAGAAAATACTGAATATTTGAATATAAAGGATATATTTTTAAGAGAGGCACTGGCTAATCCTAATGTTAAATTTATTTTAAATATTGAAGGAAAAGAAAGTATAAAAACAAGTGGGAATGGAATAGAAAATGCTATACTTGAGATATTTGGGAAAAACTATTTAAAGAATTTTTCTAAATTCTCACTTGGCTATTTGGGAAATGCCAATTTATTTAAAGCTAATAGGGATTCTATATTTGTTTTTATCAATGGACGTTCTGTTAAATCAAAAATAGTTGAAGAAGCAGTAATAGCTGCTTATCATACAAAACTTATGAAAGGTAAGTATCCAACAGCTTTAATATTTTTAGATGTTGAACCATCTGAAATTGATGTTAATGTTCATCCTTCAAAAAAGGTTGTAAAATTTGCTAACCAGAATGCTATCTTTGATTTAGTAAAAGGAGAAATTGAAAACTTTTTTTCAGATGATGAGGACTTTATTTCTCCATATATAGAAACAGAAAATGAAGTTGAAGAAACTAATACAAAAGTTGAAAATACTAAAAATAATTTTTTAGATATAAATGATTTCAAAGATGATATACAAGATTTTTCACAATTATCAGTAGTTGCAAAAGAAGATTATTCAAAAAAAGACTATAATAATATTAAAGTTGAAAAAGAAAATTTTACTGATATAAATAACAAAGTAAAAACTTTTGGTAGTGATGAAACTACTACTGAAAGTGTTATTAATCCAAATGAGATTAAAGAAGATAGTAAAAATATTGAAAACTTTGATATTTCAGTTAAAAGAGAAACTTTTGATGAAGTAAAAGATAAGTATATTTTTAATCAAGAAGATACAAGTAGAGGAAAAATATTTGATGATTTTTCAACTTTAAAAAATATTGATTTTAAGGTTATAGGACAGGTATTTGATACTTTTATTTTAGTTGAAAGAAATGGACTACTTGAAATCTATGACCAACATATAATACACGAAAGAATATTATATGAAAAACTAAAACAAGAATACTACAATCATTCTATGTCTAAGCAGAATTTATTGGTACCAATAAGATTTGAGCTAGACCCAAGAGAAAAGCAGTTAGCCTTAGAGAATATTGAAATATTTTCAAGTTTTGGTTTTGATATAGATGATTTTGATAAGAATGAAATTCTGTTGAGAAGTATACCAACTATGAATTTAAGAGATAGCTATGAAAATATTTTTAGAGAAATACTTGATAATATCTCAAAAAATAAAGATGTAGATATAAGGGAAAATATAATAGTTTCAATGTCTTGTAAAGGAGCAATAAAAGCTAATCACAAATTGACTATTGAAGAAATGTATTCAATGGTTGCAAAACTCCATGAGGTTGGAGAATATACTTGTCCTCATGGTAGACCAATTATAGTTAAAATGTCTTTACTAGATTTAGAAAAACTTTTTAAAAGAAAATAA
- the lysS gene encoding lysine--tRNA ligase produces MEKYFDRLEKEPLIAERWKKIEELESYGIKPFGKKYDKQIMIGDILKHNPEENLKFKTAGRIMSLRGKGKVYFAHIEDQSGKIQIYIKKDELGEEQFDHIVKMLNVGDIIGIEGELFITHTEELTLRVKSIALLTKNVRSLPEKYHGLTDVEIRYRKRYVDLIMNPEVRDTFIKRTKIIKGVKKYLDDKGFLEVETPLMHPILGGAAAKPFITHHNTLNLDLFLRIAPELYLKKLIVGGFERVYELGRNFRNEGISTRHNPEFTMVELYQSHADFHDMMDLCEGIISTVCQEVNGTTDIEYDGVKLSLKNFARVHMVDMIKDVTGVDFWQEMTFEEAKKIAKEHHVEVASHMNSVGHIINEFFEQKCEERVVQPTFVYGHPVEISPLAKRNEDNPNFTDRFELFINKREYANAFTELNDPADQRGRFEAQVEEAMRGNEEATPEIDESFVEALEYGLPPTGGMGIGIDRLVMLLTGAPSIRDVILFPQMKPRD; encoded by the coding sequence ATGGAAAAATATTTTGACAGATTAGAGAAAGAACCTCTAATTGCTGAAAGATGGAAAAAAATTGAAGAATTGGAAAGCTATGGTATAAAACCATTTGGCAAAAAGTATGATAAACAAATAATGATAGGAGATATTTTAAAACATAACCCAGAAGAAAATTTAAAATTTAAAACAGCTGGAAGAATAATGTCTTTAAGAGGAAAAGGAAAGGTATATTTTGCTCATATAGAAGATCAATCTGGAAAAATCCAAATTTATATAAAGAAAGATGAATTAGGTGAAGAACAATTTGACCATATTGTTAAAATGTTAAATGTTGGGGATATTATTGGAATTGAAGGAGAATTATTTATAACTCATACAGAAGAATTAACTTTAAGAGTAAAAAGTATTGCTCTTTTAACAAAAAATGTGAGATCTTTACCTGAAAAATATCATGGACTTACTGATGTTGAAATCAGATATAGAAAAAGATATGTTGATTTAATAATGAATCCAGAAGTTAGGGATACTTTTATTAAAAGAACTAAAATTATAAAAGGTGTTAAAAAGTATTTAGATGATAAAGGGTTTTTAGAAGTTGAAACTCCTTTAATGCATCCAATCTTAGGAGGAGCTGCTGCAAAACCTTTTATAACTCACCACAATACCTTAAATCTTGATCTATTCTTAAGAATAGCACCTGAATTATATTTAAAGAAATTAATAGTTGGTGGTTTTGAAAGAGTTTATGAATTAGGAAGAAATTTTAGAAATGAAGGAATATCTACAAGACATAATCCTGAATTTACTATGGTTGAATTATATCAATCTCATGCAGATTTTCATGATATGATGGATTTATGTGAAGGAATAATCTCAACTGTATGCCAAGAAGTTAATGGAACAACTGATATTGAATATGATGGGGTTAAATTATCACTTAAAAACTTTGCTAGAGTACATATGGTTGATATGATAAAAGATGTTACAGGAGTTGATTTCTGGCAAGAAATGACTTTTGAAGAAGCTAAAAAAATAGCTAAAGAACATCATGTTGAAGTAGCAAGCCATATGAACAGTGTAGGACATATTATAAATGAATTTTTTGAACAAAAATGTGAAGAAAGAGTTGTTCAACCAACATTTGTATATGGACATCCTGTTGAAATATCTCCACTTGCAAAAAGAAATGAAGATAATCCAAATTTCACAGATAGATTTGAATTATTTATAAATAAAAGAGAATACGCAAATGCTTTTACTGAATTAAATGATCCAGCAGACCAAAGAGGAAGATTTGAGGCACAAGTTGAAGAAGCAATGCGTGGAAATGAAGAAGCAACACCAGAAATAGATGAAAGTTTTGTCGAAGCTCTTGAATATGGTTTACCACCTACTGGTGGAATGGGAATAGGAATAGATAGACTTGTAATGTTACTTACAGGTGCACCATCTATAAGAGATGTAATTCTTTTCCCACAAATGAAACCAAGAGACTAA
- a CDS encoding 23S rRNA (pseudouridine(1915)-N(3))-methyltransferase RlmH produces the protein MNINIICIGKIKDKYINEGIAEFSKRMTSFASLNIIELKEYNKEDSINISIEKESSEILKEISKSNSYNILLDLDGKEITSENMSKYIDDLKNKGISSINFIIGGSNGVSKEVKNSVDMKLKFSHFTFPHQLMRLILLEQVYRWFAISNNIKYHK, from the coding sequence TTGAATATAAATATTATTTGTATTGGGAAAATAAAAGATAAATATATTAATGAGGGTATTGCTGAATTTTCTAAAAGGATGACAAGTTTTGCTAGCCTTAATATCATTGAATTAAAAGAGTATAATAAAGAGGATAGTATTAATATTTCTATTGAAAAGGAAAGTTCAGAGATATTAAAAGAAATTTCAAAGTCTAATTCATACAATATTCTTTTAGATTTAGATGGGAAAGAAATTACTTCTGAAAATATGTCTAAATATATTGATGATTTAAAGAATAAAGGAATAAGCAGTATAAACTTTATCATTGGTGGCTCTAATGGTGTTAGTAAAGAAGTAAAAAATTCAGTTGATATGAAATTAAAATTTTCACATTTTACCTTTCCTCATCAACTTATGAGGCTTATACTTTTGGAACAAGTATATAGATGGTTTGCAATATCTAATAACATAAAATATCATAAGTAA